The following proteins come from a genomic window of Aspergillus luchuensis IFO 4308 DNA, chromosome 3, nearly complete sequence:
- a CDS encoding uncharacterized protein (COG:S;~EggNog:ENOG410PMD0;~InterPro:IPR018843;~PFAM:PF10395), with protein sequence MDLQPPSVLAHLPRLLHASTGKTHLGEVHSLADSKKRKRHEVVVAVDGEAVNIYNIQTPKLVTSYAVPPQSAFSCQPCSVRRKINKSLVRRQTYVAVKQQIKSFVEENGGNGSSAPSIGSSSYSVTDSESSAVFVGIVPTESKEEEEGSFDVLAVHQDGRVRRLSSDLKTQHWSLRHSEVAKTSTTHEIRSCFLVEFEDAKKSLFKRRQDLAALAFGNLTETGVDEPSVLLLVSQPIGSQHTKLSDVKVQMFSVPANASSSGHDESQKMRHLITFNLPDIDGPETIETRGSQWYFHAGSAGLNVSFGQGYINFDLSQYTPTMTSKFILENEEFSSLMRISPQSVIGAGKSMIAVYDTQYKSVQRNIAVGDIPASASGIKARTTFVSYYAKLGVAIATKDNTLLAFDLSPSHNTANPSLKRSRDGLLIDAIGRGIGSAKKHRTEDTAVLGLSSPEEVKRWNKLTADLHQCSEAQDADAFDRAVLTYFGSNGFPSPEDYVNPETTVHLLSLIFKLKDDASSQDQLSASSSFRLSINLWPQQTCQWLIQIGHLSPNNVEIALRRSFKPRILPSLPTGSFIQALTELDPSLERLIDVLQGRVLFSTDELAYILKLLINTARSRSVTLDEEAPKALTNGEDQDQEATTQALALSHAEPSLGNIFLALNTTLEKIHRHPLPAITTSIRSALSRTEIISMVHHLRLSLATGGYTSRFTESPPIPVPAEQTNPPISLSTIVDLLNASVDAIGPSGWISAASGVDDSITARDQELIADLKSEISAALAGIEEATYLKGILHEYLRYANSAIRSATTTVAVDSGSDTPASAMVRLEKLNGADLMVFGATEDDDGLEGDASGKLLPLSLKAGSNDVSKTKVKLSTGEVKTRSSREIGYLRRKAAGKYSFERLIV encoded by the exons ATGGATCTGCAGCCTCCGTCGGTTCTGGCTCACTTGCCGCGCCTGTTGCATGCCTCTACCGGTAAAACCCACCTGGGCGAAGTGCATAGCTTGGCCGACTCGAAAAAGCGCAAGAGACATGAAGTGGTTGTTGCGGTCGATGGAGAGGCCGTGAATATCTACAAC ATCCAAACCCCCAAATTGGTGACCTCCTACGCCGTCCCACCTCAGTCCGCGTTCTCCTGCCAGCCCTGCTCGGTGCGCAGAAAGATCAATAAGTCTCTTGTCAGGAGGCAGACCTACGTCGCCGTGAAGCAGCAGATCAAGTCTTTCGTGGAGGAGAATGGCGGGAACGGATCTAGTGCGCCTTCCATCGGTTCCTCGTCTTATTCAGTGACCGATTCGGAAAGTTCTGCGGTTTTTGTTGGCATTGTTCCAACCGAGTctaaggaggaagaggaaggatcGTTCGATGTTCTGGCTGTTCATCAAGACGGTCGCGTCCGGCGCCTGTCTTCGGACTTGAAGACCCAGCATTGGAGCTTACGGCACAGCGAGGTCGCCAAAACCAGCACAACTCATGAGATCCGCTCATGTTTCCTCGTCGAATTCGAAGATGCGAAGAAATCCTTGTTCAAGCGCAGACAAGATCTGGCCGCCCTAGCCTTTGGAAACCTTACAGAGACCGGTGTCGACGAACCCTCGGTGCTGTTGCTTGTTTCGCAACCCATTGGCTCTCAGCACACGAAACTGAGCGACGTGAAGGTCCAAATGTTCTCCGTTCCGGCCAATGCCTCCTCTTCGGGCCACGACGAAAGCCAGAAGATGCGCCACCTGATCACATTCAACCTCCCTGACATTGATGGGCCTGAGACGATCGAGACCCGTGGCTCGCAGTGGTACTTCCATGCTGGATCAGCTGGGCTGAACGTTTCCTTCGGACAGGGATACATCAACTTCGATCTCTCCCAGTACACTCCCACTATGACCTCGAAGTTTATTCTTGAGAATGAGGAATTTTCTTCCCTTATGCGTATCTCCCCTCAGTCCGTGATCGGTGCCGGCAAGTCCATGATCGCCGTCTACGATACGCAATACAAATCCGTGCAGCGCAATATCGCTGTCGGCGACATCCCAGCCAGTGCCTCCGGCATCAAGGCGCGCACCACGTTTGTTAGCTACTACGCCAAGCTGGGAGTTGCCATTGCTACCAAGGACAACACTCTGCTCGCTTTCGACTTGAGCCCGTCGCACAACACTgccaacccctccctcaaACGGTCCAGGGATGGCTTGCTAATCGACGCTATCGGCCGGGGTATCGGATCCGCCAAAAAGCATCGCACCGAGGATACAGCAGTTCTGGGTCTCTCATCGCCCGAAGAAGTCAAGCGCTGGAACAAGCTGACTGCTGACCTCCACCAGTGCTCCGAGGCCCAGGACGCCGATGCTTTTGACCGTGCAGTACTGACCTACTTCGGTTCCAACGGCTTCCCTTCACCAGAGGACTACGTCAACCCGGAGACAACAGTCCATCTTCTGTCCCTGATATTCAAGCTGAAAGATGATGCCTCGAGCCAGGACCAGCTGTCAGCCTCGTCTTCATTCCGCTTGTCCATCAACCTGTGGCCCCAGCAAACCTGCCAATGGCTCATCCAGATCGGCCACCTGTCGCCGAACAACGTCGAGATCGCTCTCCGCCGATCCTTCAAACCCCGtatcctcccatccctccccaccgGATCTTTCATCCAAGCCCTGACCGAATTGGACCCATCCCTCGAACGCCTCATCGACGTCCTCCAAGGTCGcgttctcttctccaccgaCGAGCTCGCTTAcatcctcaagctcctcatcaacaccGCTCGTTCCCGCTCCGTCACCCTCGATGAGGAAGCCCCCAAGGCGCTCACCAACGGCgaagaccaagaccaagaGGCCACCACCCAGGCCCTGGCCCTCTCCCACGCCGAACCCAGCCTCGGAAAcatcttcctcgctctcaacaccaccctcgAAAAGATCCACCgccaccccctccccgccatcaccacctccatccgCTCCGCCCTCTCCCGCACCGAGATTATCTCGATGGTGCATcacctccgcctctcccTCGCAACAGGAGGCTACACCTCCCGCTTCACCGaatcccctcccatccccgtCCCCGCCGAGCAAACCAACCCCCcgatctccctctccaccatcgtCGACCTCCTCAACGCCTCCGTCGACGCCATCGGCCCCTCCGGCTGGATCTCCGCCGCCTCGGGCGTCGACGACTCCATCACAGCCCGCGACCAGGAACTCATCGCCGACCTGAAGTCCGAAATTTCCGCTGCCCTCGCCGGCATCGAAGAGGCCACTTACCTCAAGGGCATCCTCCACGAATACCTCCGCTACGCTAACAGCGCCATCCGCTCCGCCACTACCACCGTTGCCGTCGACTCCGGTAGCGATACCCCTGCCTCTGCGATGGTGCGGCTCGAGAAGCTCAACGGCGCAGACCTGATGGTCTTTGGCGCTacggaggacgatgatggacTTGAGGGTGACGCTAGCGGCAAGCTGTTGCCGTTGTCGCTCAAGGCCGGATCGAACGATGTCAGCAAGACTAAGGTCAAGCTGTCCACTGGTGAGGTCAAGACGAGAAGTAGCAGAGAGATTGGTTATCTGCGGCGGAAAGCGGCGGGCAAGTACTCTTTCGAGAGACTTATTGTATAG
- the mvp1 gene encoding sorting nexin Mvp1 (COG:U;~EggNog:ENOG410PHPQ;~InterPro:IPR027267,IPR035704,IPR001683,IPR028662, IPR036871;~PFAM:PF00787;~go_function: GO:0035091 - phosphatidylinositol binding [Evidence IEA];~go_process: GO:0042147 - retrograde transport, endosome to Golgi [Evidence IEA]) produces MSLFGTSPEDSPLANSAQRSKASLFADEPPYGSNTGNASSSLFADDDSSGSPWMSNTNKRTSKEEIVKTLLPDSDVPESYIDAYDLVLSAGDRVGTGVGLTSVREILSGSGLSATDQAKILNLVISGDSDSSNGLGRGEFSVLLALVGLAQEGEDLTFDAVDDRRKKLPVPKSSYLDALRAKQESSATPVQSQDRPATPPPPPSSAALREPSSTQSRRSARGSMGSLEADPWGSPQLHRGHNHAQTESEHAVLNGFGSVRSGFNAWSSRASEGDHTHGASDNGRANGHADAPPSNTGFGWGESTGNTSEGSGGGLGGPVRAGLGGFGSSGSDQGEPNPRRRSLGIGRVSSPRLEEVITITLLPEKEGMFMFQHRNYEVKSARRQSTVVRRYSDFVWLLDCLHKRYPFRQLPLLPPKRLSVNGTHLAADSNSFLEKRRRGLVRFTNALVRHPVLSQEQLVIMFLTVPTELSVWRKQATISVQDEFTGRALPPDLEDSLPSDLTDMFDTVRSGVKRSAEVYINLCTLLERLAKRNEGLAADHLRFSLALQSLTEMTRDTYAFDTNDVPLLNEGIKATARHLSASQSLLEDEARAWEEGMLEDLKRQRDCLVSVREMFDRRDRYARNNIPQLEKRIENSERKLQELRARTQPVKPGEIEKVEESIVKDKESIVHQHARGVFIKECIRNELMYFQQSQYHISRLHQDWSQERVKYSELQADNWRSLSDQVEGMPLGD; encoded by the exons ATGTCTCTGTTCGGCACTTCGCCGGAGGACTCTCCACTGGCTAATTCGGCCCAGAGGTCCAAGGCCTCCCTTTTCGCAGACGAGCCGCCGTATGGCAGCAATACGGGCAATGCGAGCTCCTCCCTGTTCGCCGATGACGACAGCTCCGGCTCACCCTGGATGAGTAACACCAATAAGAGAACGTCCAAGGAAGAGATCGTGAAGACCCTGCTGCCAGATTCCGATGTCCCCGAGAGCTATATCGATGCGTATGATCTAGTCCTTAGTGCGGGGGACCGCGTTGGAACCGGTGTCGGGTTGACGTCCGTTCGGGAAATACTGTCGGGCAGTGGCCTGAGCGCCACCGATCAAGCGAAGATACTCAACCTTGTTATCTCGGGCGATAGTGACAGCTCCAATGGTCTTGGCCGGGGAGAGTTCAGTGTCCTACTAGCGCTCGTGGGTCTTGcgcaggaaggcgaggacCTTACGTTTGATGCAGTGGACGATCGACGCAAGA AGCTTCCTGTGCCGAAAAGCTCTTACCTCGACGCATTGCGCGCCAAACAGGAATCATCGGCTACACCTGTCCAGTCACAAGACCGTCCCGCtacgcctcctcctcctccttcctccgccgccttACGAGAACCGAGCTCGACTCAGTCGCGACGATCTGCCCGAGGGTCGATGGGTAGCTTAGAGGCGGATCCGTGGGGTAGTCCCCAACTGCACCGTGGTCACAATCATGCCCAGACCGAATCTGAGCACGCCGTTTTGAATGGGTTTGGGAGCGTGCGATCGGGATTCAATGCATGGTCGAGTAGGGCCAGTGAGGGGGATCATACACACGGAGCGTCTGATAACGGCCGTGCCAACGGCCATGCCGATGCTCCACCTAGCAATACTGGATTTGGATGGGGCGAGAGCACGGGGAATACATCTGaaggcagtggtggtggactaGGAGGGCCTGTCCGAGCAGGGCTTGGAGGCTTTGGCTCCTCTGGAAGTGATCAGGGCGAGCCCAATCCCCGTCGGCGGTCGTTGGGGATAGGCCGGGTCAGCAGCCCCCGTCTAGAAGAAGTCATAACGATAACGCTACTcccggagaaggagggcatGTTCATGTTTCAACATCGCAATTACGAGGTAAAGTCGGCGCGTAGGCAGAGCACGGTCGTGCGACGGTATAGCGATTTTGTCTGGCTCCTGGACTGCCTTCACAAACGATACCCATTCCGGCAGTTGCCTTTGCTTCCACCCAAGAGACTTTCAG TCAATGGCACTCACCTTGCAGCGGATTCCAATTCCTTCCTTGAGAAGCGTCGCAGGGGACTCGTCAGATTCACCAATGCCCTTGTTCGTCACCCGGTTCTCAGCCAGGAGCAGCTGGTCATTATGTTCCTCACCGTCCCTACG GAACTTTCGGTGTGGCGTAAGCAAGCCACAATATCAGTACAAGATGAGTTCACCGGCCGAGCCTTGCCTCCCGATCTAGAGGACTCGTTACCATCGGACCTCACGGACATGTTCGATACGGTTCGCAGTGGCGTCAAGAGGTCTGCGGAGGTATACATCAACCTATGCACTTTACTCGAGCGTCTAGCCAAGCGCAATGAGGGGCTTGCCGCGGATCATCTGCGATTTTCGCTCGCCCTTCAGTCGCTTACTGAGATGACGCGAGACACGTATGCCTTTGACACCAACGACGTGCCGTTGCTCAATGAAGGCATTAAGGCCACCGCGAGGCACCTCTCAGCCAGTCAGAGCTTGCTAGAAGATGAAGCACGAGCCTGGGAGGAAGGGATGCTGGAAGACCTTAAGCGCCAACGGGACTGCCTGGTCAGCGTTCGCGAGATGTTCGACCGGCGGGACCGTTATGCACGCAACAACATCCCTCAGTTAGAAAAGCGGATTGAGAACAGCGAGAGAAAACTGCAAGAATTACGGGCGCGGACCCAGCCGGTCAAGCCTGGGGAAATTGAGAAGGTAGAGGAATCAATTGTCAAG GACAAGGAATCGATTGTGCATCAGCACGCACGTGGGGTGTTCATCAAGGAATGCATCCGCAACGAACTTATGTATTTCCAACAGAGCCAGTATCACATCAGCCGGCTCCATCAGGACTGGAGCCAGGAGCGAGTGAAATATTCGGAGCTGCAGGCTGACAATTGGCGGTCACTGAGCGATCAAGTGGAGGGCATGCCACTGGGTGATTAG
- a CDS encoding uncharacterized protein (COG:O;~EggNog:ENOG410QDMT;~InterPro:IPR027417,IPR003593,IPR003959;~PFAM:PF00004,PF07728;~go_function: GO:0005524 - ATP binding [Evidence IEA];~go_function: GO:0016887 - ATPase activity [Evidence IEA]), giving the protein MAMGQGEQRAIHPFFRRELGISTSPIGQTPVGNHSYEGPELLHKQPPSNHVPAPSSCPEPSPTPVATLDHDPNADRRKRRKTDKEKSNPTTSGQGSVMNYVISKDARSQDRDTTSVASENADTTDDGLVPPESKSESKAGTEPATPASEGVDTTKQGSDHELAAGTAHEPVTERRSPRQKTIKLNPNGKLLPSPVADKIEDKPKKTRTSKRSKVDSQKLTGSESRVVIIRYGMESSARERVGKLIDDILAGHKKHGVKQASQPVAPASSTVAQQPQRPTHPFFLKKSTRKQDTTDSQSREPNSTNSQPSRGTGLAARPFPGQDTASTTVPSTTFTSFKHRRSKFPEPIQPIWPPRDLVHVRGIEHNTQTTATSDPVMRDLKKAKMAAISIHDNENVLLHQIRQYSSDSPQSLRIPSRHVASGKVIQTAVTRQLSASSHDKKTLVGACHPALRKLHSSLPSYMTPFDQGAFETLNWAQKYAPQSADQVLQTSKEAYMLRDWLKYLMVTTVDTGKSSKGDEKLRKSAEEKKRKKRKKENLDGFIVSSEDEAYELDPVNESDDELAGDVTTKRTLVRSNDLALSSKSGADRARVSNAILLSGPPGCGKTASVYAVAKELDFEVFEINPGNRRSARDIVERVGDMTRNHLVHNAKTGEVSVADGPDEAPPDHKQNKLMGFFKSGVAKDSNGAPKVDVNSATQVTDIKRSRNQKQSLILLEEADILFEEDKQFWSGVMALINQSKRPIIITCNDEKLIPQDIGFHAILRYRPPPLDLAVDYTLLLAANEGHMLKRNAVEDLYASNGRDLRRTVMELGFWCQIAVGSEKSGLDWIIDRWPRGSDLDQNGDPLRVLSLNTYEPHMGWFSRDMLLCDGIDADIETQREAFNWWHLSTQESESKADAKSNLSKSPLNPVSATTNAERLDQLRQASEFMDMKSNLDILGSSCSIEAKLDIVDTSAPFMPEKQRSNYAEGYTLLDTSLVPDYSQTQTAIACTFEVLLGRAFRHEDGQDEAARAAQVLESVAKPESANTSEAGLLSAFAPIMRADHVFPAPTGRLAPSFENGLAPIAEDLGPYIRGIMSYDMRLARYRHLLTGALSEDQSGTKRGRQTRASRAALEGGSKAHTRKERWFASDANPSLILATGKPEWQDVLVQKGYFAVPSGGESMPECHEQTSESSSEGGI; this is encoded by the exons ATGGCTATGGGACAGGGAGAGCAGCGTGCCATCCATCCGTTCTTTCGAAGAG AACTTGGGATATCCACGAGCCCAATTGGCCAAACACCTGTCGGCAATCACTCTTACGAGGGCCCGGAGCTTCTGCACAAACAACCGCCCAGCAACCATGTCCCTGCCCCGTCCTCTTGCCCCGAACCGTCCCCTACGCCTGTTGCAACACTGGATCATGACCCTAACGCCGaccggaggaagagacggaaAACAGACAAGGAGAAGTCGAACCCAACAACGTCGGGTCAGGGATCTGTGATGAACTATGTCATCTCCAAAGATGCGCGATCTCAGGATAGAGATACCACCTCAGTTGCAAGCGAGAATGCAGATACGACCGATGATGGCCTAGTGCCTCCGGAGTCCAAGTCGGAGTCCAAGGCTGGCACTGAGCCCGCTACTCCTGCTTCAGAGGGGGTGGACACGACTAAACAAGGGTCTGATCACGAGCTTGCAGCCGGCACTGCGCATGAACCGGTGACAGAAAGAAGGTCACCTCGGCAAAAAACGATCAAACTGAACCCTAACGGAAAATTGTTACCTTCTCCTGTGGCAGATAAGATCGAGGAtaagccgaagaagacgaggaccAGCAAGCGTAGCAAGGTGGACTCCCAGAAGCTTACCGGTTCCGAAAGCAGGGTGGTGATCATCCGATACGGCATGGAAAGTAGTGCGAGGGAACGGGTAGGAAAGCTGATTGACGATATACTTGCTGGTCACAAGAAGCATGGCGTCAAACAGGCCTCCCAGCCTGTGGCCCCCGCCTCTTCTACAGTCGCACAACAGCCACAGAGACCGACTCATCCATTCTTCCTGAAGAAGTCCACGCGCAAGCAAGACACCACAGACTCGCAGTCCCGAGAACCTAATTCTACCAATTCACAGCCCTCCAGGGGAACAGGACTTGCAGCGCGCCCATTTCCTGGCCAGGATacagcatcaacaaccgTTCCTTCCACCACTTTCACATCGTTTAAGCATCGTCGCTCCAAGTTTCCCGAACCTATACAGCCAATTTGGCCTCCGCGCGACCTAGTCCATGTCCGAGGCATCGAACACAACACCCAAACTACAGCCACTTCCGACCCCGTGATGCGGGACttgaagaaggcaaagatGGCTGCTATTAGCATTCATGACAACGAAAACGTACTTTTACACCAAATTCGGCAATATTCGTCAGACTCTCCGCAAAGTCTGAGGATTCCCTCTAGACATGTCGCTAGCGGCAAGGTTATACAAACAGCCGTGACCAGACAACTATCGGCATCTTCTCACGACAAAAAGACGCTCGTGGGAGCCTGTCACCCAGCCCTTAGAAAGCTCCATTCCTCGCTTCCCAGTTACATGACCCCATTCGATCAAGGGGCATTCGAAACGTTAAATTGGGCTCAAAAGTATGCTCCTCAATCGGCTGACCAAGTTCTCCAAACCAGCAAGGAAGCATACATGCTACGGGACTGGCTGAAATACCTTATGGTTACAACAGTCGACACCGGTAAATCCTCCAAGGGCGATGAAAAACTAAGAAAAAGtgccgaggagaagaaacgaaagaaacgcaagaaagaaaacttGGATGGCTTTATTGTCTCAAGCGAAGACGAGGCATACGAACTGGACCCTGTTAATGAATCAGATGATGAACTAGCGGGAGATGTCACCACTAAGAGAACCCTGGTCCGGTCCAATGACCTGGCTCTGAGTTCGAAGTCAGGCGCTGATAGAGCTCGCGTATCCAACGCAATTCTCCTCAGTGGTCCTCCGGGATGTGGTAAAACGGCGTCAGTGTACGCGGTGGCAAAAGAGCTTGATTTTGAAGTTTTCGAAATCAACCCGGGTAACCGCCGTAGTGCCAGAGATATCGTGGAGCGTGTGGGTGACATGACACGAAATCATTTGGTCCACAACGCGAAGACTGGCGAAGTATCTGTCGCAGATGGGCCGGATGAAGCGCCACCCGATCACAAGCAAAACAAATTGATGGGTTTTTTCAAGTCTGGAGTCGCTAAAGACTCCAACGGGGCTCCCAAGGTCGACGTGAATAGCGCCACTCAAGTGACCGATATCAAGCGCTCTCGGAACCAGAAGCAATCACTTATATTGTTGGAGGAAGCTGACATTCTTTTCGAGGAAGATAAGCAGTTCTGGTCCGGAGTCATGGCACTAATCAACCAGTCGAAACGTCCAATCATCATAACATGTAACGACGAGAAACTTATCCCTCAAGACATAGGATTTCATGCCATCCTTCGCTATAGACCTCCTCCACTAGACCTTGCCGTCGACtacaccctcctcctggcTGCAAATGAGGGCCACATGCTCAAGCGCAACGCTGTTGAGGACCTATATGCGAGCAACGGCAGAGACCTTCGACGGACCGTCATGGAACTCGGATTCTGGTGCCAAATCGCAGTCGGGAGCGAAAAGTCTGGTCTCGATTGGATTATCGACCGGTGGCCACGGGGCTCAGATCTCGACCAGAATGGCGATCCGCTCCGAGTGCTGAGTTTGAACACTTACGAACCACACATGGGCTGGTTTAGTCGCGATATGTTGTTGTGCGACGGCATAGATGCTGATATAGAGACCCAGCGCGAGGCCTTTAATTGGTGGCACCTCAGCACCCAAGAGTCGGAGAGTAAAGCTGACGCCAAGTCTAACCTTTCCAAATCACCATTGAACCCAGTCTCGGCCACAACGAACGCCGAGCGGCTTGATCAGTTACGGCAGGCATCCGAGTTCATGGATATGAAGAGCAACCTGGATATTCTTGGCTCCTCTTGCTCGATCGAAGCCAAACTG GATATTGTGGATACTTCGGCTCCTTTCATGCCGGAGAAGCAGCGATCGAACTACGCTGAAGGCTACACCTTACTCGACACCTCTCTCGTACCTGACTATTCGCAGACGCAAACTGCCATTGCTTGTACCTTTGAGGTCCTGCTTGGGAGAGCCTTTCGGCATGAAGATGGACAGGACGAGGCCGCTCGAGCCGCCCAGGTGCTGGAGAGTGTCGCTAAGCCCGAGTCTGCGAATACGTCCGAAGCAGGTCTTCTCTCCGCATTCGCGCCCATTATGCGGGCTGACCATGTGTTTCCTGCACCTACGGGACGCCTGGCCCCCTCATTTGAGAATGGCCTAGCGCCTATCGCCGAAGATCTAGGCCCGTACATTCGGGGGATCATGTCCTATGACATGCGTCTCGCACGATATCGCCATCTGCTGACCGGCGCGCTCTCCGAGGACCAGAGCGGTACGAAACGCGGGCGACAGACCAGGGCTAGCCGCGCGGCGCTGGAAGGGGGTAGCAAAGCTCACACGCGGAAAGAAAGATGGTTCGCATCCGATGCGAATCCATCATTGATCCTAGCCACTGGCAAGCCAGAATGGCAAGATGTCTTGGTGCAGAAGGGATATTTTGCGGTCCCATCCGGTGGGGAAAGCATGCCGGAATGCCATGAGCAAACATCGGAGAGTTCAAGTGAAGGGGGCATCTAG